The DNA window CGCAAATTTAGTTGACAGATGCTAGCTGCTGAGTTTGTTTAGACAAATGCTCTATGCCCACAACATGTCGAGCTTAAGCCTGTAATTGTAAAGAATGCACGGGTCTGCTATATGAGCTGTAGTGATGCTAGATCGAGAGTGGGGATTTTGATTGGAGGCATCATAGCGGATGTATGTGTCCAAGTGGTTATCTAAGTACGACAAAGCGTCATGTAATTAGTTGTTATCTCGAGTTACCAAGGATAGTTTTGTAGGTATATGTTATTCTGTGATGATTCCTtattgaaaaatgaattagacCTTAGACCTTAAGTCATTTCTGAAACCCTGCAAAGATATTCTAATTCTatatcccccccccccccccgccccaaaaaaaatttcctgaGAGAATCAGCATTATTTATAATGGTTAAAATATTGTGTTGTATTCAGCGCCTTAAACCAAGATGGGTTGAGCCATGCATCTGCCTCACCAAAGCCACCATAATAACCAACATAAGTAAGCACTAAGCAGGCTAAGGTAGGATCACATCTCAGTATGTTCATACATTTGTATTGTGACGTTGTACTTAGATCACCTAGTCCACTACTTATACATTACTTTGGTGTCTCAcaatgtttattttctattactGATGCATTGCCATTCTTTTCAGGTTTTACCATGCTTATGACAACTACATGACTTATGCATTTCCGGTATGTCCATCAACTATCTTAGGATTTCTCGAATAACACTCAGTTCGATTAAATGGTCATGAAATAGTATAATCTGACATTGTTCTCTTTATCTTTTCAGCATGATGAATTGAAGCCTCTTACCAAAAGTTTCACTGACTCACTTAGTGAGCTTGGCAACCTAAATGTATTAAAGTATCAACAAATTCGCAAATTTTAGTTGAAATTATAAAATCTTTGAGATAGCAGGTTATGATGTATCACTTTGTTCCAACTTGTAGCTTGAACATCTGCCGAATGATTACAATGGATCTGCACTTACACTAGTTGAGTCATTGTCGAGGTACAGTTATGAAGTTGTAATGTTTCTCGCAACTTTAGATTCattgtcttttcttttcaggATGTGAATTATGATATAGTGTTTTTGTTAATATTTAGAAAACACTACTATTCGTAAGATTGATAGGTAATGCTTCTCTGTTTGGCTCAAGCAGTCTTGTTGTCTTAGGTAACCTCACGGAGTTCGAGAGAGGAATTCTCTGGCTTTCAGAGAACCTAACATTTGATGTTGATGCCCGCATAAATCTTTTTGAGGTAATGCTAGCTGGTTACTACCACAGCTTCTCACATAAAAATGAGATATTGGCCTCAAGACACTGAGTTTCATATTCATTTTTCTCTTGTTCTTATGCAGTGCAACATAAGACTTCTTGGGGGGCTTATTTCTGGTCATATTCTTGCCAAGGAGCACAAAATTCATCTTAAAGATGGACTATATCAGGACCAGTTACTACTTCTTGCTGAAAATTTAGGCAATCGTTTTCTGCCAGCTTTTGAGACACCTACTGGATTGCCATATGCATGGATCAATCTTAAGGTTCATTTACAAATCCTCTGATCTTGCTATTTTGAAGGCAGTTAATCATGACaggcattatttttattttaatactgGCAAATTTCAGTTTGAAGGTTACTTCAATTACCTAAtagaaaacatcacattgagaAGGGAACCATTGCGCTTTGGAGGCAATAGCTCATAGCTCAGCAAACAAAAATGCATTTAGTTTTTACTCCAGTTTACAGAAGGAATAATTTCTAGTTAACTCAGTCATGCTCATCGTGTATTATATTGATAAGAACTACTTTAGAACAACCAACCAATCATGATACTTCACTTCATGTTAAAAGCAAATGAGTATGTGTCCTGCAAAGAACATCAGTGTCAATCTACAACTACACAATGTTTTCCAAAAGTCATGTGTATTGCAATTTTACTGCTCATGGCTTGTCATAACTGTTGAGATTATATGTTATTGAGATTTTCTTCTAATTCCGTGTCcttataactattttttctagTACGGGGTGATGGAAAATGAGACAACTGAGACAAGCACATCAGGGTGTGGTGGGTGATAGAATATTCTATTTCTGTATTCCAGGGTAAATTCATTACTCTGTTAGGTATATCttattagtttataaacacACATTTTTACAGGTTCATTGATTCTTGAGATGGGTGCATTATCACGATTGACGGGTGATTCTAGATATGAGGCTGCCGCTCTTCGTGCTCTTCGTAAGTTATGGAACATGAGAAGTTCACTAAATCTTGTAGGCACAACACTTGATGTCTTGACTGGCAAGTGGATTGAATACTCATCAGGCATTGGTGCTGGTACTACTCTCTACATTTTTCCATGTGATTTATTGATCATGAGATGTATTTGTATCCTCCTGTGAGCATCTGTGGTCTTATACTCTTATGAGTTATGAGCCTTAAGTGACATATGCATCATGATTGCTAGTTTAGCAAATTAAGTCCTGGTATTTCATGGAATCTTCTGTCAGTGTGCAACTTAATTGAGACATAATAATGGTTCCTTTGAATCATGTTTGCAGGGGTTGATTCATTTTATGAGTATTTGATTAAAGCATACTTTCTTTTCGGAAGTGAAGAATACTGGGATATGTTTCATTCAGCTTACCTTGCAGTGCAGAAGTATTTCAGACATGGCCCATGGTGCAACCTTTTGTCATGCATTTCGTCTCCTATGACCTGTCACggtgatgttactgtactgACCACTAATTATCATCTGGTTGGTAGGTATCATGAGGCCGATATGAGGACCGGAGAAGCAACACATTGGCAACTAACTAGCCTTCAAGCCTTCTGGCCAGGTCTTCAGGTTTGCTGAATTCCATACATTGAAGGACTATCATCTTATTATTGCAGGATGTTGACACTATTTACTCCTGTTATCATGACCAGACACTTCTAGGAGATGTTTCTGCTGCAAATATATCACATCGTGAATTTTACAGTGTATGGCAAAGGTTCGGTGTACTGCCTGAAAGGTATTGTTTACTGTTTTACCCTCATAATATCAGTATCATCATTTGTAATATGGAAAAAGTGAAATGCATAAGGATAGGGCCAAAAATTGATTCAAGATTGAAACTGTACAGACACATGTTTTGGACTGTATTTTGCAGATATCTTTTGGACCTCGGAATGTTGCATCCTACAGAAAACTATTATCCTTTACGTCCAGAGTTTGCCGAGTCTACATTTTATCTTTACCAAGCAACTAAAGGTATGGTTAacaataaaagttaaaattagtAAATTATAGCATTCACTCACTATATTTATCTAAACTTCCTGTACAATGTCTACTGCTATAGAAGCCAtttgctcttttttcttttccctcacCCCAGGCTGACATGCTGTTCCTATAGATCCTTGGTATCTAGAAGTTGGTGAAGCTATTGTTGGATCCCTCAATTACTATACTAAAGTGGAAGGAGGTTTTGCTAGTGTCAGGGATGTTTCAACAATGAAACTTGAAGATCATCAACATAGCTTCTTTCTTTCAGAAACGTAAGCTGTTGCTCCCTTCAAGTTATTTCTTAGAAGCAGTTAGCAGCAAAGCTGTTCataaacatcaatatatttaagaGATAATCTAGCTGTTGACATTATCACTTTTTATAATATGCCAGTGAGTTTATCTATTGTTCATCAATATGCCATTGGAccaagaatattttttaagcatacCCAAAATGCATGTATATACTTGCAAGGTTAACGATTGATTTATACCCCTAGAAGtttagaaaattatgaaatctTTATGTGATGTGGAAGTTTGTGTATAagtgtatattttttgaaaagaaaatattgaacTATATATTCAAACTTCCATGTCGTGCAAGGAGgctatgaaaaaatatataagttttgaaaCTCTTAAGGGTATAAATCAATCATTTACCCTATCATCAGTCCAGGGGCATATTCTAGAACAGCATGATCAACTCATCGGTATATTATAGAAAGTGACCATGTCAATGATAAATCATTGAACTGTGGCAGTAGAttctctatatttatttatttagtcaTCGCTCGTATGAGTTACATGCCATTAATTCTCTGCAGTTGCaaatatctttttcttctctacGATGATTCATTCTTGAAGAagcaaaattacatatttaccaCCGAGGGTCACCCCCTTCCTATAAGGAGCACTTGGCATGAAAAAATCCCTACAACACATGTTCCCAGCAACTGGACATTCGTTAAGGTATTTGTGATTTGTCCAGTCTTGGTTCCCAGTTCCTCCTACTTGCATGAACATTGATACCAAAAACCTTCTCTTCAGGATGACGACCAACCTATCCGTGTGAGCGCACTGTCGTCTCAAGTTTGTCCTGAGACGATTTTTCGGCAAAGCGTTGACTCCCCATGGGAGAGTGCGTGCCACATACCAGACGTGTTTCCTACCCACAGATGCAGGACTGATGATGAGTGTGGGGTAGAGTCCGTATCATGCAGGAGGAGAACTTGCAGTATGGCTGGTTACTGCGGTTTGTGGCTGGGGGTTTATTAGCTTTCCTTTGTGTGGAGATTATACTGTTTCCATTTTTAAAGGCACGAAAAATGAACTTTACTGGACGGTCTCGTCCTGTTACTTCTGTACATtagaacatatattttaatcaatAGAGCAGAATGACAGAAAAGTCGACGTCCCAGTTGTAGCCCTGAATGAGCTCGTATGCAAACTTCTCCTAATCATCGTACGAAGTATTCTTGCTCATGTCACTTTAAGGGGGTGATTGCGAAAAAAACCGAaccatatatttgtaaacgaaaaataatttatgaataaaattttaatgtacgtgttcttagcgatttaaaagacaatgttataaaataaactatgataaaaaaatttaaatgttagtttataaacataaacaaaaataaaaaaagataaatttaaatgttagtttataaacataaacaaaaattaaaaaaatgatagtgTGATTATTAGTAGCACATTGATTTGTTTGGTTATCTCGTCACTATACTTTCTTATACCGAGTTACAACCAGGGTTTTTAAAGCCAGGCCATGGGTGCACCGCTACAGTACTCTAGCGATAGGAGTGAGAAATGTGGTTATCATGACAGAGTAACGCAAAACCATACCAAATTTAATTcgaaatttaaattagttttaaatcTTATCTGAATTTACAACGACAACTTCTGTGGTTCTCGTAATTTTGGGAAGCCTGATTACAACAAATGAGGATGTAGGTCAAGGTGGACTGGTGGTGGATCAAACGAGCGAGCGAATCAAGTCAATTTTCTTTGTGTATACCAATTGTCTACTTccttattctaaaataagaaaaaaaatctattttactcCCTCAAAATCACTAAACTATTCTTTTGTACTCATTTTACACAGAAAATTTCTATTTTACCCCCTCAAAATCATTGAACTATTTTGTACTCATTTTACACCACAAACGGTTCTTTTGTAGTCATTCTACACCAGACTGTTGAAAAAGGTTCACTCTGCTCCTAAAATTGCATCTCCTTTTTGTTTCTCATATAAGTCAcaatttgcactaaattttggGCTGGACGGTCgtcttactattttttttatagaaatattgtCCTAGATTACACCGGTTGAAAGCACCTAAGATTGATTAGTCATCAATATTATAAAGTTCAGGTAAACGGTCTCGAAAAATTCTATAATATTTCTGGACTCGGTAAAGGTGTCATCCATTGTTCTAAAGACATACAGcttaaaatacaatatatattaagagTAACAAAAAGAGAAGTATTATTAAGGAGTGAATTAGCCAATTCCAATAGTtggagtaaaataaatgaagaaaTAGTTTGCGTCGTTAGATGATCCGATGAATTAGTTCAGGAGAGTAAAaatagaacattttttttctaataataaatTGTCTGTTTTATTCTAATAGTAAATTGTCACGAGCTACGAATTTGATAATGGTACATATTGTTAGTTATTACTTAAAAGTTTCTGAATAAtgtttttcacaaaaattcaAGGCGTCTCATCTGTCACCATGAGTTCACCAGCTCAGCAGCTATCAACTTGTGGGCCCTTCAACTTAGCATTTTAGTTTTCCACTGGTTCGTCTTGATGTATTCTTTGCTAACAAGAGTATAAACTATGGCAATCCCCACGGACAAAGGGTACATTTTAATCTGGGCCACTTAACCACATGAATTTGCAGAACAGTGTAACATATACACGCCCACAGTTTGACAGCGTTACAAAATGAATATGACGCATAAGGGATTCAATGTCCGTGGCATAAAACTACTATCCGCACTTGAGCATAGACAAATCCTAAGCTTTACGACTGACCACGTCCACCACGACCCCGTGATCCTCGACCGCCATCTTTCTGCAAACCGACGAGTATTCCATCAGAATTAAAACTGGATATGATAAAAGCAGAACACGGCAGAAAT is part of the Oryza brachyantha chromosome 2, ObraRS2, whole genome shotgun sequence genome and encodes:
- the LOC102701521 gene encoding alpha-mannosidase I MNS5 isoform X1, with amino-acid sequence MRFPRRPPRSALARLVAVALLLAALAGGAAAAAITGDGYGRGRRLYMRNKVLEMFYHAYDNYMTYAFPHDELKPLTKSFTDSLSELGNLNLEHLPNDYNGSALTLVESLSSLVVLGNLTEFERGILWLSENLTFDVDARINLFECNIRLLGGLISGHILAKEHKIHLKDGLYQDQLLLLAENLGNRFLPAFETPTGLPYAWINLKYGVMENETTETSTSGCGSLILEMGALSRLTGDSRYEAAALRALRKLWNMRSSLNLVGTTLDVLTGKWIEYSSGIGAGVDSFYEYLIKAYFLFGSEEYWDMFHSAYLAVQKYFRHGPWYHEADMRTGEATHWQLTSLQAFWPGLQTLLGDVSAANISHREFYSVWQRFGVLPERYLLDLGMLHPTENYYPLRPEFAESTFYLYQATKDPWYLEVGEAIVGSLNYYTKVEGGFASVRDVSTMKLEDHQHSFFLSETCKYLFLLYDDSFLKKQNYIFTTEGHPLPIRSTWHEKIPTTHVPSNWTFVKDDDQPIRVSALSSQVCPETIFRQSVDSPWESACHIPDVFPTHRCRTDDECGVESVSCRRRTCSMAGYCGLWLGVY
- the LOC102701521 gene encoding alpha-mannosidase I MNS5 isoform X2 yields the protein MTYAFPHDELKPLTKSFTDSLSELGNLNLEHLPNDYNGSALTLVESLSSLVVLGNLTEFERGILWLSENLTFDVDARINLFECNIRLLGGLISGHILAKEHKIHLKDGLYQDQLLLLAENLGNRFLPAFETPTGLPYAWINLKYGVMENETTETSTSGCGSLILEMGALSRLTGDSRYEAAALRALRKLWNMRSSLNLVGTTLDVLTGKWIEYSSGIGAGVDSFYEYLIKAYFLFGSEEYWDMFHSAYLAVQKYFRHGPWYHEADMRTGEATHWQLTSLQAFWPGLQTLLGDVSAANISHREFYSVWQRFGVLPERYLLDLGMLHPTENYYPLRPEFAESTFYLYQATKDPWYLEVGEAIVGSLNYYTKVEGGFASVRDVSTMKLEDHQHSFFLSETCKYLFLLYDDSFLKKQNYIFTTEGHPLPIRSTWHEKIPTTHVPSNWTFVKDDDQPIRVSALSSQVCPETIFRQSVDSPWESACHIPDVFPTHRCRTDDECGVESVSCRRRTCSMAGYCGLWLGVY